GGACATTGCCGATTCCGCTTTCTGGATCGCTGACCCACGCCAGTATCTCGTGCTCGACCGCATTGTCGCCGAACGCCGCCAGCCAGACATTGGGCTTGGGGCTCTTGAGCACGCGCGGGCTGTCGTTGGCGGCGCGCAGCATCAGTTCCTGCGCCAGCTTGAGATCGCAATGATAGGAGACGCCGACCGGAATCCGCACGCGCACGTTGCGATCGGAAAAGGACCAGTTCTCGACCTCCTGGGTCATCAGATTCTCGTTGGGAATCAGATGCTCCTTGCCGTCGCGGGTGATGATGCTCACCGCGCGCACGCCGATCTTGTTCACCTGTCCCACCGCCTCGCCGATCACGATGACGTCGCCGGGCTTGATCGACCGGTCCATCAGCAGGATGATCCCGGCGATCAGGTTACCGATCGTCTTTTGCAGGCCGAAGCCGATTGCCAGACCGAACGCACCGCCGAAGATCGCAAAGGTCGTCAGGTCGATACCGAGCATGTCGACGCCGACGAAGAAGGCGACGACGATCACCACGATCCCCGCCAGCTTTTGGAACAGCAGTTTCTGCGCGGGGTCGAAGCCGCGCGCCTGGCCAATCGCATGGTTGATCACGCGGTTGGCGAGCCGCGCGATCGCGTAGATCGCCACCGACGCGATGATCAGGGTGACGACCGACAGCAAGGTGATCCGCTTCGATCCGACCTCGACCCCGATCCGCCCGAGTACCGTGGTAACCGGGGTAAGCCCGCCGACCGAATAGCTGAACAGCGACAGGAAGACGAACCCAGCCACCCCCCACGACACCCAGCGCGACAGGTTGGCGCTGCGCAACAGCGCGACCGTCGCGCGTGCCGCGGCGGCACTCAGCGCGAGACCGATCGGCAGCGTCGCCAGCGCTTCCCAGCTGCGCGACGCCAGAATGATCGCCAGTAGCAGCGCGGCGCTGACGTGGCGAACGATCGCGCAGATTTGCGGCTGGAACGGCCCGTCCTTCAGCCCAGCGCGGTCGGCGGCGAGCTGCGCCAGCCGCGGCCCGATCGTGCGCGAGGCGTACCAGCCGACCGCCAGCGCGGCGATCGTGAGCGCGCCGGCGATCGCGGCCTCGATCAGTTGCGGCTGGGTCGGCACGGTGAAGCCGTTCGCCGCGAGCCAGGCTGTGACGATTTTCATCGTGCTGCGCGAAAGCGCGCGAGTCCCGCGTCGAGATCAGCGATCAGGTCGTCGACCGATTCGATCCCGATCTGCAACCGCACCAGCGGCCCCTCGGCGTGCCAGCAGGTGCAGCTGCGATGATGGTGCGGATCGACCGGCAGCGCGAGGCTTTCGAACCCACCCCAGCTATAACCGATGCCGAAATGCGCGAGCCCGTCGATCAGCGCGGCGCGCGCCGCCTCGCCGCCGCCATCGAGCACGAAGCTGAACAGCCCCGAGCCTCCCTTGAAATCGCGCACGAACACGTCGTGACCGGGGCAATCGGGCAAGGCCGGGTGGAGCACCCGCGCGACATCGGGCTGCATCTTGAGCCACTGCGCGATCTGCAGCGCCGCGCTCCCTTGCGCCTTCAGCCGCAGCGCCATCGTCCGCAGGCCGCGGCTGCCGAGCCAGGCATCGTCGGGGCTGACGCATTGCCCCAATTGATAGGTCGCAGTGCGCAGCGCGTCGTAGCGACCATGCCCCGCGGTGACCGATCCGAGCATCACGTCCGAATGCCCGACGACATATTTGGTGCAGGCAAGGATCGTATAATCGACCCCGCGCGCGATGGCGGGAAACAGCAACGGCGTCGCCCAGGTATTGTCGAGCAGCGTCACGATTCGATGCGCGCGCGCCGCCGCGACGATCGCGGGGACGTCCTGCACCTCGAAGGTCAGGCTGCCGGGACTTTCCATGAAGATCGCGCGGGTGCGCTCGCCGATCAGCTGCGCGATCGCCGCGCCGACCATCGGATCGTAGAAGCGCGTGGTGATCCCCATCCGCGCCAGCAGCCCGCCCGCCAGCGCGCGGGTCGGGTCATAGCTGCTGTCGGGCAGCAGCAATTCATCGCCGGGCGACAGCACGGCGAGCAAGGCGGTGGCGATCGCCGCGACCCCCGAGGGATAGAGCAGGGTGCCGCTGGCGCCGGGCTCGAGCTCGGTCAGCGCGTCGGCCAAGCTCCACTGGGTCGGGGTGCCGCGTCGGCCGTAGAATAGCCGGTGATGGGTATCGCGCTTGCCCGAGGCGCGCAGGTCGGCGACCGAATCGTAGAGGATCGTCGATGCGCGCCACACCGGCGGATTGACGATCCCCTGGGTCCATTCGGCGCGCCGCCCGGCCTGGACGACGCGCGTTTCGTTTTCGATTTCGGCCTTATCGTCTCGATTCACGCCGCGCCCATCGCCTTTGGCGTGGTGCGATCGGCACCCCATTCGGACCAGCTGCCGTCGTACAAAGCCGCCTTGTTGCCTATCAGGTGCAGCCCGAAGGCGAGCACCGAGGCGGTGACCCCCGATCCGCAGGTGGTGACGATCGGCTTGGTCGTGTCGATGCCCGCGCCCTCGAACGCTGCCTTGATCGCTTGCCTGTCCTTGTAGGTGCCATCCTCGTTCAGGATCGCCGAGATCGGCAGGTTGCGGCTGCCGGGGATGTGGCCGGCATGCGTTGCGGGGCGTGGATCGGGCTCCTCGCCGGTGAAGCGCGCTGCCGAGCGGGCATCGACCACCTGTTCGGCACCGCTGTCGACATTGGCCTTCATCTGCTCGAGGTCGCGCAGATCCTTGCGGTCCTCCCACACGGTGAAGTGGCGATGGCGCAGCGTTTCCTTGCCGCTCGAAAGCTCGCGCTCCTCGGCCTTCCACTTGGCGAGCCCGCCGTCGAGGATCGCGACGTCGTGCGCGCCGAACGCCTTGAGCATGAACCACGCGCGCGCCGAGGTCTTGAGCGGGGCATCGTCGTACAGCACGATCCGGCTGCCATCGCCCAAGCCCAGCGACTGCATCCGGCTGGCGAATTTCTCGGCGGGGGGCATCATCATCGGCAGGGTGCTGGTCGAATCGCGCAGCTCGCCAAGGTCCATGAACACCGCGGCGGGGATATGCGCCTTTTCATACTCGGCAGCGGCGTCGCGCCCGCCGGGTTCGGGCATGAACCAGGTGGCGTCGACCACCCGCAGATCGCTCGCGCCGAGCTCGTTTGCAAGCCATTCGGTGGTCACCAGCGATTCCATAATTTCTCTCCTGCGGGGTCGTCGACGCAACTCTAGAGCATCCGGGATCGGGGGCAACACCCGCTACTTCCCCCCTCCCTGAAAGGGAGGGGGGAGATTAAAGGCGATCCAAAAACCCCGCCGCCTGCTGCCGCAGCGCATCCTGCGTCTCGGCATCCATCCGGTCCCAGTTGCGATACGGCATCCCCAGCCGCTGATTGTCGCCCAGCTTGCCGCGATTGCGCGCCAGGAAATCCCAATACAGCGCGTTGAACGGACAGGCATCGTCGCCCAGCCGCTGCTTCACGTCGTAGCGGCAATGGCCGCAATAATCGGACATCCGGTTGATATAGGCGCCCGACGAGGCATAGGGCTTCGACGCCAGCAGCCCGCCATCGCCGAACTGGCTCATCCCCAGCACATTGGGCGCCTCGACCCATTCATAGGCGTCGGCATAGACTTCGAGATACCAGCGCTGGACCTGCGCGGGATCGGCGCCGATCAGCAGCGCGAAATTGCCCGTGATCATCAGCCGCTGGATATGGTGCGCATAGGCATGGTCGATCGTCTCGCCGATCGCTTGGGCCATGCAGTGCATGTCGGTGTCGCCGGTCCAGTAGAAGCCCGGCAGGTCACGCTGCGCGTTCAGGAAATTGCGCTCGGCATAGTCGGGGCCCTCGCGCCAATAGATGCCGCGGACATATTCGCGCCAGCCGATGATCTGCCGAATGAACCCCTCGGCGGCGTTGAGCGGCACGGCGCCCGCGCGATATCTTTTCTCGACCTGGCGGCACAAATCGAGCGGGTCGAGCAGCCCGCAATTGATATAGGGCGACAGCACTGCGTGCCACAGGAAGGGCTCGCCGGTGACCATCGCGTCCTGATAATCGCCGAAGCTCGCCAGCGCATGGGTGAGGAAATGCTCGCGCTGCGCCAGCGCGTCCTGCGGCGTCACCGCGAAGTCGAACCCCTCGAGGTCGCCGATATGGTCGCCGAAGCGGTCCGCCACCAGCGCCAGCACCTCGCGGGTGATCGCGTCGGGCGCGAACGACAGCGGCCGCGGCGGGCGCGCACCCTTCTTTGCGGGCTTGCGGTTCTCGGCGTCGTAATTCCACGCGCCGCCCTCGGGCTTGCCGTCGGCATCGAGCAGCAGCCCGGTCTTGCGCCGCATGCCGCGGTAGAAGAATTCCATCCGCAGCTGCTTCTTGTCCGCCGCCCATTGCTCGAAATCGGCATGGCTGGCGACGAAGCGATCGTCGGAGCGGATCTCGACCGCGCAATCGAAGCGATCCTCCCAGGATTCGAGCATCGCGCGCACCCGCCATTCGCCGGCTTCGGTGACGACGATCCGTTCGGGCGAATGCCGCTCGACCGCACGCGCGACCTCGGCGGAAAAGCCGCCCTCGTTATCGGGGTCGTCGAGCGTCACATAGTCGACGCGCCACCCCGCCGCGCGCAGCCGCTGCGCATGATGCCGCATCGCAGCAAAAAGCAGCGCGATCTTGCGTTGATGGTGCAGGACGTAGGTCGCCTCTTCGACCACCTCCATCATCAGCACTACCGCGTCGGCGCGGTCGACGTCTTGCAGCGACGAGAGGGTGTCCGACAGCTGATCGCCCAGCACCGGGATCAGGATCGTCATGCGTATGCTTCCATGTCTGCCGGCTCCATCCTACATCGCTGGGCATGACCCCCAAATTCCTTGGCCAGACCGCCGCCCTCCCCGCATCGCCCGAAGCAGCGACGCTAGACTATGTTCCCAATCCGCGCGCGGGGCTTGCCTATTGCGTACGCTTCGTATCCCCCGAATTTACCTCGCTCTGCCCGGTGACCGGCCAGCCCGATTTCGCGCATCTGGTGATCGACTATGTCCCGGGCGAGACGATCGTCGAATCGAAATCGCTCAAGCTGTTCCTCGGCAGCTTCCGCAACCATGCCGCGTTCCACGAGGATTGCACCGTCGGTATCGGCGACCGGCTGTTTCGCGAGATGGCGCCCAAATGGCTGCGGATCGGCGGCTACTGGTATCCGCGCGGCGGCATTCCGATCGATGTCTTCTGGCAATCGGGCGCGCCGCCGCAAGACGTGTGGATTCCCGACCAGGATGTCCCCGGCTATCGCGGCCGCGGCTGATCGAAAATCGGGCGCTGCTCACCGCGCCGGGCTTGTTGCGTTGCACAATTGTTGCAACCATATTGCGTATAGTACGTTGGGAGATCGTAACCGGCTGAGATGCCGCTCTTTAACATTGCTGGAGGGAAACGGATGTCGGCCCCTATCGACGTGGCAATTGCGCGGGTCGATCATCTCGCGCTGATCGGCAACTTCCTGCCGCGCAAGTGCGGGTTGGCGACCTATACGACGCACACCTATCAGGCGTTGGTCGATCAGTTTCCCGATCTCCAGATCGACGTCTATGCGATGGACGACCATCCCGGACGCTATGCCTATCCCCCCGAGGTTACCCGCAGCATCCCCGAACAGGATCTTGCCGCCTATATCGATACCGCGCGCGTGATCGAGGCGAGCGGTGCCAAGGCGCTGTGGGTCCAGCACGAATATGGCATCTATGGCGGCGCCGCGGGCGACCATCTGCTCACGCTGCTCGACCGCATCTCGCTGCCCGTCATCGTCACGCTGCACACGATCCTCGAGCGCCCGAGCGCCGACGAACGCCGCGTGATGGAGGCGATCCTTCGCCGCGCGAGCAAGGTGATCGTGATGGCCGAGCGCGGGCGCGAGATCCTGCTGCGCGTCTATGGCGCCCAGCCGCGCGCGATCGCGATGATCCCGCACGGCGTTCCCGATCGCCCGCTGGTCGATCCCGACACGCTGAAGGGCCGCTTCGGCTGGGAGGGGCGCGAGGTCATCTTCACCTTCGGCCTGCTCGCCCCCAACAAGGGGATCGAAACGGTGATCGAGGCGATGCCCGCAATCGTCGAGCGCTGCCCCAAGGCGCATTATGTCGTGCTCGGCGCGACCCACCCCAATCTGGTGGCGCATGAGGGCGAGCGCTATCGCGAGAGCCTGGCGACGCTGGTCGCGGCGCTCGGGATGCAGGACCATGTCGAGTTCGTCGACGCCTTCGTCGAACAGGACGAGCTGCTCGATTATCTCCAGGCTGCCGATATCTATGCGACGCCCTATCACAACCCGGCCCAGATCACCTCGGGTGCGCTGTCCTACGCGGTCGGCGTCGGCAAGCCGGTGGTGTCGACACCCTATGTCCACGCGACCGAGATCCTCGCCGACCATCATGGCATCCTGGTCGATTTCCGCGACACCGAAGCCTTCGCGCGCGAAATCGGCGACCTGCTGACCGACGAGAGCCGCCGCGATCGCCTGTCGCAGCGTGCCTATGCGCGCGGTCGCACGATGATCTGGCCGCGGCTCGCCGAGGCGGCACTGGTCGAGTTCGAGGCGGTCATCGCCGCGCGCCCGCGCCGGCTGCCCGGCATGGCTGCAGAATATGTCGCGCTGGCCCCCGATCTGTCGGCGGTCGAGCGGATGAGTGATGCGACGGGGATGCTCCAGCATTCGATCTATTCGATGCCCGATCGTCGCCACGGCTATTGCATCGACGACAATGCGCGCGCGCTGATCCTGATGTGCCGGATCGATCCGCTGACCGAGGAACAG
The genomic region above belongs to Sphingomonas qomolangmaensis and contains:
- a CDS encoding mechanosensitive ion channel family protein, whose amino-acid sequence is MKIVTAWLAANGFTVPTQPQLIEAAIAGALTIAALAVGWYASRTIGPRLAQLAADRAGLKDGPFQPQICAIVRHVSAALLLAIILASRSWEALATLPIGLALSAAAARATVALLRSANLSRWVSWGVAGFVFLSLFSYSVGGLTPVTTVLGRIGVEVGSKRITLLSVVTLIIASVAIYAIARLANRVINHAIGQARGFDPAQKLLFQKLAGIVVIVVAFFVGVDMLGIDLTTFAIFGGAFGLAIGFGLQKTIGNLIAGIILLMDRSIKPGDVIVIGEAVGQVNKIGVRAVSIITRDGKEHLIPNENLMTQEVENWSFSDRNVRVRIPVGVSYHCDLKLAQELMLRAANDSPRVLKSPKPNVWLAAFGDNAVEHEILAWVSDPESGIGNVRSDVLNRLWWLFKEHGIEIPFPQRDIHVRNWPAAAPAAVTDRNPT
- the metC gene encoding cystathionine beta-lyase, with translation MGCRSHHAKGDGRGVNRDDKAEIENETRVVQAGRRAEWTQGIVNPPVWRASTILYDSVADLRASGKRDTHHRLFYGRRGTPTQWSLADALTELEPGASGTLLYPSGVAAIATALLAVLSPGDELLLPDSSYDPTRALAGGLLARMGITTRFYDPMVGAAIAQLIGERTRAIFMESPGSLTFEVQDVPAIVAAARAHRIVTLLDNTWATPLLFPAIARGVDYTILACTKYVVGHSDVMLGSVTAGHGRYDALRTATYQLGQCVSPDDAWLGSRGLRTMALRLKAQGSAALQIAQWLKMQPDVARVLHPALPDCPGHDVFVRDFKGGSGLFSFVLDGGGEAARAALIDGLAHFGIGYSWGGFESLALPVDPHHHRSCTCWHAEGPLVRLQIGIESVDDLIADLDAGLARFRAAR
- the sseA gene encoding 3-mercaptopyruvate sulfurtransferase; translation: MESLVTTEWLANELGASDLRVVDATWFMPEPGGRDAAAEYEKAHIPAAVFMDLGELRDSTSTLPMMMPPAEKFASRMQSLGLGDGSRIVLYDDAPLKTSARAWFMLKAFGAHDVAILDGGLAKWKAEERELSSGKETLRHRHFTVWEDRKDLRDLEQMKANVDSGAEQVVDARSAARFTGEEPDPRPATHAGHIPGSRNLPISAILNEDGTYKDRQAIKAAFEGAGIDTTKPIVTTCGSGVTASVLAFGLHLIGNKAALYDGSWSEWGADRTTPKAMGAA
- a CDS encoding cryptochrome/photolyase family protein; this translates as MTILIPVLGDQLSDTLSSLQDVDRADAVVLMMEVVEEATYVLHHQRKIALLFAAMRHHAQRLRAAGWRVDYVTLDDPDNEGGFSAEVARAVERHSPERIVVTEAGEWRVRAMLESWEDRFDCAVEIRSDDRFVASHADFEQWAADKKQLRMEFFYRGMRRKTGLLLDADGKPEGGAWNYDAENRKPAKKGARPPRPLSFAPDAITREVLALVADRFGDHIGDLEGFDFAVTPQDALAQREHFLTHALASFGDYQDAMVTGEPFLWHAVLSPYINCGLLDPLDLCRQVEKRYRAGAVPLNAAEGFIRQIIGWREYVRGIYWREGPDYAERNFLNAQRDLPGFYWTGDTDMHCMAQAIGETIDHAYAHHIQRLMITGNFALLIGADPAQVQRWYLEVYADAYEWVEAPNVLGMSQFGDGGLLASKPYASSGAYINRMSDYCGHCRYDVKQRLGDDACPFNALYWDFLARNRGKLGDNQRLGMPYRNWDRMDAETQDALRQQAAGFLDRL
- the queF gene encoding preQ(1) synthase — translated: MTPKFLGQTAALPASPEAATLDYVPNPRAGLAYCVRFVSPEFTSLCPVTGQPDFAHLVIDYVPGETIVESKSLKLFLGSFRNHAAFHEDCTVGIGDRLFREMAPKWLRIGGYWYPRGGIPIDVFWQSGAPPQDVWIPDQDVPGYRGRG
- a CDS encoding glycosyltransferase family 4 protein — protein: MSAPIDVAIARVDHLALIGNFLPRKCGLATYTTHTYQALVDQFPDLQIDVYAMDDHPGRYAYPPEVTRSIPEQDLAAYIDTARVIEASGAKALWVQHEYGIYGGAAGDHLLTLLDRISLPVIVTLHTILERPSADERRVMEAILRRASKVIVMAERGREILLRVYGAQPRAIAMIPHGVPDRPLVDPDTLKGRFGWEGREVIFTFGLLAPNKGIETVIEAMPAIVERCPKAHYVVLGATHPNLVAHEGERYRESLATLVAALGMQDHVEFVDAFVEQDELLDYLQAADIYATPYHNPAQITSGALSYAVGVGKPVVSTPYVHATEILADHHGILVDFRDTEAFAREIGDLLTDESRRDRLSQRAYARGRTMIWPRLAEAALVEFEAVIAARPRRLPGMAAEYVALAPDLSAVERMSDATGMLQHSIYSMPDRRHGYCIDDNARALILMCRIDPLTEEQRDKWMAVYGSFVQFAWNPDARRFRNFMNFDRTWCEDQGSEDSNGRALWALGVAASEARAQKHRDWAGALFDQTASIAFDLGSPRAQAFAMLGAAAMVEAHPGHGLATSILNRFAEQLIALCDITRRPEWQWFEIVLAYDNARMPEALIRAGHALGRPDFVQCGIETLEWIVERQTSPSGRFRAVGTESFGRPFADPLPFDQQPLEAQATVDACSAAFVATGDRKWIVEGLKAYRWYLGANDLDLPLATSQDGGCFDGLQPNGLNRNQGAESILALQLANCAISSLSKAAESMADPPRAVA